Proteins from one Dethiosulfovibrio peptidovorans genomic window:
- a CDS encoding capsule biosynthesis protein CapB, which produces MTVCEKGGEEGVIPLRVLVTGSRGKSTVTRLIHRALVACGFRAYGRITGVVPRTLTPGGERPILRGRRAHVQEMAWWLDELPSDAQAVVMENSAVSGELQPLAARWLRPTVTVLTNVRPDHQDVWGPGRSGAADALCRGIPFGGTVVWAEEAARCLPLRVFLQDRQCDLTIARPVEGMASHLAVNAGLALEVCRLSGLDDVSVLPALRSLPPDVADFSVLRVGDGQLAFGFSANDVMTTQELFESLSWPREDVTVLFNHRGDRPQRLREFLPWIGDERWKERLVVGDRPFVVGAPSYRPLRSEWDLADLISRSGRVFGCGNVVHGFPLLLRLSCL; this is translated from the coding sequence ATAACAGTGTGTGAGAAAGGAGGGGAGGAGGGCGTGATTCCGTTGCGGGTTCTCGTCACGGGGAGTAGGGGTAAGAGCACTGTGACCCGTCTTATCCATCGGGCTCTCGTCGCGTGCGGTTTTCGGGCGTATGGTCGAATAACCGGGGTCGTCCCCAGGACGTTGACGCCCGGCGGGGAGCGGCCGATTCTTCGCGGTCGACGGGCTCATGTTCAGGAGATGGCATGGTGGCTCGACGAGCTTCCCTCAGACGCTCAGGCGGTGGTGATGGAGAACAGCGCCGTCTCGGGGGAGCTGCAACCCCTTGCCGCTCGATGGCTCAGGCCAACTGTGACTGTTTTGACGAACGTTCGGCCTGATCATCAGGATGTGTGGGGTCCGGGGCGTTCCGGTGCTGCCGATGCCCTGTGCCGGGGGATCCCCTTTGGCGGAACGGTCGTTTGGGCCGAGGAGGCCGCTCGGTGCCTTCCGCTTCGGGTGTTTCTTCAGGACAGGCAGTGTGATCTGACGATTGCCCGGCCTGTCGAGGGAATGGCGTCCCATCTGGCCGTCAACGCTGGTCTGGCTTTGGAGGTCTGCCGTCTGTCTGGGCTTGACGATGTCTCGGTTCTCCCTGCTTTACGCTCTCTTCCGCCCGATGTGGCTGATTTTTCGGTTTTGAGGGTGGGAGACGGGCAGTTGGCTTTTGGCTTTTCGGCCAACGATGTGATGACGACTCAGGAGCTTTTTGAGTCTCTGTCCTGGCCCCGGGAGGACGTTACGGTTTTGTTCAACCATAGGGGCGACAGGCCTCAGCGGCTTCGAGAGTTTCTTCCATGGATCGGTGACGAGCGCTGGAAGGAGAGGCTGGTCGTGGGGGATCGCCCCTTTGTCGTAGGGGCGCCGTCCTATCGCCCTCTTCGGTCTGAGTGGGATTTGGCCGATCTGATCTCTCGAAGTGGACGGGTGTTTGGGTGTGGAAACGTCGTGCATGGGTTTCCCTTGCTTCTCAGACTTTCTTGTCTTTAA
- a CDS encoding S-layer protein, giving the protein MKKLCALLAVVALVAFAAPAFAANPFMDVPMNCWAYDAVGQLAARGVISGFPDGTFKGNQPMTRYEMASVVARALAVVDMEKASKQDVEMLKRLVVEFKDELDALGVQVDKIDSRVAVLEENIGGWKFWGSFRFDVRYYDNRIDESDWTVARYRIWMQKKVDDKVTFTARLGSRNAVFERYYIDVDLPWDISMRAGLFNVDWEDEDGLYTDNDAFVMDVTTQGFLFTKSFGLGEVAVYLARDEGGNDYGSFPWISALPGTPTYDTQFYGLRAKFNFNEKFSMALNAFVQDADDTANAVYPAGTIEGISTYWANFTLNFTPAIAFKGAYYMQDQDVVAPVGAWDDSPSAFKAILDVKQEALKFTSLWLEYANFDATYQAIPGSNPYDNYPTTGPGVTPALGNGVDDISVLYAKAEQKWSDKWSTLLRYVGVDQGINNNDVTNWSLGAKYYYTPALSFELVYDDIDYDNNVGDDSLIRFRTQVNF; this is encoded by the coding sequence ATGAAAAAGCTTTGTGCACTTTTGGCTGTAGTGGCTCTTGTGGCCTTTGCCGCTCCCGCCTTTGCCGCAAATCCGTTTATGGACGTTCCTATGAACTGCTGGGCTTATGATGCCGTCGGTCAGCTTGCTGCCCGTGGTGTGATCTCCGGCTTCCCCGATGGTACCTTCAAGGGTAACCAGCCCATGACCCGTTACGAGATGGCCTCTGTCGTCGCTCGTGCTCTCGCCGTCGTCGACATGGAGAAGGCCAGCAAGCAGGATGTCGAGATGCTTAAGCGCCTCGTCGTCGAGTTCAAAGACGAGCTTGATGCTCTGGGTGTTCAGGTAGATAAGATTGACAGCCGTGTCGCCGTTCTCGAGGAGAACATCGGTGGCTGGAAGTTCTGGGGTAGTTTCCGTTTTGATGTCCGCTACTACGACAACCGGATTGACGAGAGTGACTGGACCGTGGCTCGTTACCGTATCTGGATGCAGAAGAAAGTCGACGACAAGGTGACCTTCACTGCTCGTCTGGGTAGTCGGAATGCCGTGTTCGAGCGCTACTACATCGACGTGGATCTTCCTTGGGACATCTCCATGCGGGCTGGTCTGTTTAACGTTGATTGGGAGGATGAGGACGGTCTGTATACCGATAACGATGCCTTCGTGATGGACGTCACCACTCAGGGTTTCCTGTTCACAAAGTCCTTTGGGCTCGGTGAGGTGGCTGTATATCTGGCTCGGGACGAGGGCGGCAATGATTACGGAAGCTTCCCTTGGATCTCCGCGTTACCGGGGACGCCTACTTATGATACCCAGTTCTACGGTCTGCGCGCCAAGTTCAACTTCAACGAGAAGTTCAGCATGGCGCTGAACGCCTTCGTTCAGGATGCTGATGACACCGCGAATGCTGTGTACCCTGCCGGCACCATTGAGGGTATCAGTACCTATTGGGCTAACTTTACTCTTAACTTCACCCCTGCTATTGCCTTTAAGGGTGCTTATTACATGCAGGATCAGGACGTTGTTGCACCTGTGGGTGCTTGGGATGATAGTCCCAGTGCTTTTAAGGCTATCTTGGACGTGAAGCAGGAGGCCTTGAAGTTTACCAGTCTGTGGCTCGAGTACGCTAACTTCGACGCTACCTATCAGGCTATCCCTGGTTCCAATCCCTACGATAACTATCCGACGACTGGGCCGGGTGTCACTCCTGCTTTGGGTAATGGCGTCGATGATATCTCTGTTCTCTATGCCAAGGCCGAGCAGAAGTGGAGCGACAAATGGTCGACCCTTCTTCGCTATGTTGGTGTGGATCAGGGGATCAACAACAATGACGTGACGAACTGGAGCTTGGGTGCCAAGTACTACTACACTCCTGCTCTCTCCTTCGAGCTTGTCTATGACGATATTGATTACGATAACAATGTCGGTGACGACAGCTTGATCCGGTTCCGTACTCAGGTCAATTTCTAA
- a CDS encoding glycosyl transferase, translating to MKLSLYTITQDEERRLPAMLQAAAPLANEIVVVDSGSRDKTQKIAESYGARFIHNDWVSIGHQVAYAERCCSHDWVLLLAADEVLSDDLREEIRLIKEQGPDCDGYKLRIGDVFPGVSRPKRWARHYQLVRLYDRKKMCMGGRFGYDDVDFIVENPSIRLLDSFVHHYSFLSQRRTVDKRNKATDDQVRRALLEGKKYSPWRMVGCMLGNFIKVFLLDRYFLYGFWGFIHAVNVGYMRFLKFSKYYEHTQLGRHDYLGLTSLLAVPKLSKDEEAKK from the coding sequence GTGAAGCTCTCTTTGTACACAATTACCCAAGACGAGGAGCGCCGTCTTCCTGCTATGTTACAGGCGGCCGCCCCTTTGGCGAATGAAATCGTCGTCGTCGACTCGGGAAGCAGAGACAAAACCCAAAAAATCGCTGAGTCGTACGGAGCCCGCTTCATCCACAACGACTGGGTATCCATCGGCCATCAAGTGGCGTATGCCGAACGGTGCTGTTCACACGACTGGGTCTTGCTCCTGGCCGCCGACGAAGTGCTCTCTGACGACCTTCGGGAGGAAATCCGACTCATCAAGGAACAGGGGCCTGACTGTGATGGCTATAAACTTCGCATAGGGGATGTCTTTCCTGGGGTCTCCAGACCAAAGCGTTGGGCCAGGCACTATCAGCTTGTTCGGCTATACGATAGAAAAAAAATGTGTATGGGGGGACGCTTTGGCTATGACGATGTGGACTTTATCGTGGAAAATCCATCGATACGGCTTCTGGACTCCTTTGTCCACCACTATTCTTTTTTGAGTCAACGGCGCACCGTGGACAAACGGAACAAAGCGACCGACGACCAGGTCAGAAGGGCTCTCCTTGAAGGAAAAAAGTATAGCCCCTGGCGGATGGTCGGTTGTATGTTGGGTAATTTTATAAAGGTTTTTCTTCTTGATCGGTATTTTCTTTACGGGTTCTGGGGCTTTATCCATGCGGTAAACGTGGGGTACATGCGGTTTCTTAAGTTCTCCAAATATTACGAACACACTCAGTTGGGGCGACACGACTACTTGGGGCTGACCAGCCTCCTTGCGGTACCGAAACTGAGCAAGGACGAAGAGGCTAAAAAATAG